In the Ricinus communis isolate WT05 ecotype wild-type chromosome 3, ASM1957865v1, whole genome shotgun sequence genome, TCTCCTTCTcacttatttttctctttttctttttaatttcattaataagaaaatcaatTAGAGAGTCAGATAGAAAGTATTGTTAGGTACATAAACATTTCCAGACAAGTTAAAATAGagagttaattatttataatttaataaaaaaatataaaaaatattatttggaATGCTCTAaggctattttttttttgtgtagATGTACTTATAATTAGTTTAACTAATCTAACTGGtcggataaaattttaatgggtaataaaatattcaaaattaatatgggtgataataaaatattttaaagcaGATACATatccaaaattcaaaatagagaccttaattaagttataagaaacctttattattttatttatctgtTTTTGAATTAAAGTAGTGTTATATTTAATTGACTATAGAAGAATACTTagttccattttcttttctttttatttggttcGGAAATTAATCCAATTTTCTTTAGAAGCTTTGACATTCCAAAGGTTTATTGGGTAAGCAGATGTAAGTCGCATTGTTTTGTAGAAAATAAAGCGTAAACAGAAGGGGGGGaggaggaaaaaagaaaaggttatttaggtaaaacttttatttgaGATAAAGATGTGGAGTCAAAAGCTCACTTTGGTAAATTTGAAGTcttttaagataaaacaaaaaaaagaaaccctCTTCCAAGGCTTAACATTATTAGCCTCTCCGCAAAACTTTGCCTTCTTTTAGctcacttttttttcttcttttctttccattttctttctcaaagcCTTGTTTCCAGGTCCTTTAAAATGGTAACCAAAGTCAGGCAGAGAAGTACataaatagatataataattaattttcttctcATCGGACTTCCATTCATATTTAAAGTTATAACTTCAAGACCTACTCTAAGATTTTAGATTATAATACaatgtttttaaaaatcaaaccataGTTATTTTGGTCAATTTTAGTAGTTcaagttaaaattttagtcAAATTAGATTTAATCAGTTGGGTTGAAGGgtcattaattaaatcaatcagttgaattagattttcttttaaaaaaattcaattcatttaaacagaaaagaaatttaaaaaaaaaaagcaaaataaagtataaacaataaaattgaaaaaaatattttagttttatgtaatatattaacttactaatataaaactcattaaaaattttatttattttgttagaatttagtttaactataaataattttataaaaatttaagtatttaaaattttaaattaatttttacttccaaatatataaattttagatttgtaaataaatttttatgaaataaaatgttattaaACCTGTGACTAAATCTTTTGGTTTTTAAAACAGTGTTATATAGTATATGATGGTACGACTGTCGTTCATTTGGACAAAATCAAACTTAACTCCTCCCTTTCTTTTatgcttaaaaaaaaaaaaaaggaagcaTATGTCATTGCTTTTAGTGCCTCAAATAATAACTTAGAAAATGCAGCAAAGAGTAACAATTTTCATTAACTCGAATCTTTTAGTTGGACCGGTGCAAGATTTTGATAACCCGTAATGAGTAGTAGTACTTAAGtgccaaaaaagaaaaagaaggacgaagaagaaagaaaaagtcaCGAGTagatttttccttcttttctttaaccatttaatttttgcatgtccttttgattatttatatatttctttctttcttttaattctctaCAATGGCGAAACATCTGGGAATGAATCAGAGAGAGCAACACACTGTCACTTTCTACATGCATGCTGATGCTATATATACAGTACAAAAGTATAGTGGGCAAAGAAagggaaagagagagagagagagagagagggaaaaAAAGCTCGCGTGCCATAGCTACTGCAAGCTGACGACCACAGTGGCGGGTCTGATGATCAGTCCAAAAATTGCCATCAATGACTCAGGCAATTTGGTTATCTGTTGAAAGCTTATATCTTTTTCATTTACTtcacccttttttttttgtttctagtTGACTGTATGCCTCTTCGAGGTTTCATATCTCAAAACCATCACTTCATCTGGTTCCCTTCCCCACTTTCCctccaaataattttttaaaagaaatatttactCCATCAATTAGTATTGCCTTTATTTGTTTCTCTTGTTTCCTGCATTATCTATCTCATATTCTTAATACACTGCTACTCCATGGATGATGATTACCTTTTAATGTGACTGTGCCACAGAAATATATTCAGTAAGTTATGATACCACGGTCGTgatatcaaaaatatacaatatACATAATAACAGCTCAAATTTGCAGGGCATATAAAAGAACAaatgtataattaataaaacttttttcAATCTATATAGTATTTTCTTGCACTTCCTTATTTCTATTCACGGTTGATCCTTTCTTGATTGgtctacaaaaaaaaattatttattgcttTTTTTTCAATCTATACACTGCactgataaataattaatatttatttattaattttaaataataaaatatttattaatcatgcaattttaaaaataaaacacttttatatataaataaaaaaatctcaatttattatttataatattaaattttttttttaaatagatcaAGCTTAtcatatcaattataaataaattggattaaatattgacatattatattatttattaaacatcGCACTTACATTGATTGGTTTACTTATTACCATTAACTACTCACGATTAAAAATCAACACATATAGAACTACtaattgataatataatatatcattATACGGTTAATGTACTCTGCCCAAAAATTTATCCGtggaatatatatacataggcTCTCCGGAATCAATGGCTAAAAGCTGCCTTTTACATTATTGGACGTGTTTGGAAAGCTAGGAATAAACTGATTCTTAGAAATAATCAGAGGTCAAAAATCGAAGTGATCTCACAAGCTGCCAAAGACTCTAAATGTGACATTCAGCTTGCAACACAGGATGAGGCTTTCACAACTCACAATTCCTGGCGATATGCCAGGATGAATTTAAAGTCGATTTTCAGCCATTTCCCGCAGCCGCCCCGAATTTCTCAGATATATAATAACATCTTCACTCTCTATTCTGTAATATGGTTTATCATTTGGTGCCTGGAAGGTCTGGTTCACAATATTGCTGAGAGTGTGCTGTTTAGTATCCTGTGGACAGCATTCCGCAATAACTCtgcaataaatatttatataaatgaagGCAAAAAGAGGAGCGGAGAATAATGATGgagtttttgtttgtttgcaTAGAACGGTGAAAGGACATGTGAATGCAATGCAATGAAATTGCTGATAAGTGAAAAAAAGGTTCTCCCAAGGTATCATTTctgaaaaatttattatatttaccaTCATTAGGAAAGTGCCATAATTGTCACCACATGAGTTCATAGACTTCTCATGACTATCACATTGCCTCAATTATGTGATCCTCTCCTTTTACACCTAAGTCCTACACAtcattaattagttaattaagtaattgcatttattaataattaatttctactcacataataaatattaagaaaaaagagagagagatatgTGGCAAACATTGTATAGACATAAGTACAACCATAAATAAATGTtcaattatctaataaataaataatgatatcTCTCTTAAATTAATAGGGAAAACAGAGGAAAACAACTCTATTTTTGGTGTCATACATTGAAATCTTTGCTTCCTGTTTtacctaatatatatatatgttttttttttctttatttacaattattttcTAGTTTAGAAGTAATCAAAATGATGAATCTGATATGGtgcttctctttctttcttgctcAACTTTGGTATTTGCGCTCTACTGTTCCTGCTAATATTTCTAATCTTACATATATCATTAGGAACTTCTGGTGGTCTGACTGACCTAATCAAAGCCCAATTCACACCTTTGAAGAACTCATGCCTCTTGATTTCAACTGATCCTTTTAAGCTtccaattcttttctttgggtTCTTGACCAGAAGTTTGCTTATAAGATCTTGAACTTTCACCATTTCTTCATACTCTTTGCTACTGCTGACAATAATTCTTGGAAACGACAATGGCTGTTTAAGGATGTTAATCAAGGTTTTCTCGTTGTTTTCACCTTTAAAAGGTGTTCTTCCATACAACATCTCGTACAAGAACACACCTAGTGTCCACCAATCCACTGCACTTCCGTGTCCTTGACCTGATATCACTTCTGGTGCTAAGTACTCGTGTGTTCCGACAAACGACTTCGATCGAGCATTAATGGGTTCTGCAACTAATTCTGGATCAACCAGTAATTCTTGATGATGATGGTGGTGATGGTGATGATTGTGATGTTCACCGTGGTTATTGTCAACTCGTTCTGTAATTGTTGTAACTTTtgttgctttctttttcttgtttgaagatgagaaacaaGACAGCACAGGCTGTATAGGCGTGGCACAAGATGGTGTAATGAAACAAGTTTCAATATTCTTgtgatcatcatcatcaatggCTTCTGATAAATTGGGTTTCTTAGTAGACCTTATAACCTTTGGTACAACATCGCATTTGAGACAAAGATCGAAATCTGAAAGCATGATATGACCATCTTCTCTTACGAGCACATTTTCTGGCTTAAGGTCTCTGTAAATAATACCCATCATGTGTAGATACTCTAGGGCTAAGAGTGTCTCAGCAGCATAAAACctgcaaataataatcataGCTTATTCAATTAGTTGGCTGGTATTATTTGCTaataacacacaattaattcaTGAATCCATAAGTGTCATTAGTCacatcttaattttttttctaaacaGAATAATTAAGTACATACTAAATATGAGCTTTTGCGCCATTTGCTAGTATTGTCATAACGAAAGAGTGACACTGTCTCTTCGAAATGTTAAAACAAGATTATGTTCTATGCAAGAAAGTGTTGGCGCTACATTTTTACTGCATGTGAGTTTTCTGGCCGAAAAACCAAAATATGAACCCTAAAACAGAGAGAGACTAGTAATGACTTACTTAGCAGAAGAAATGCTAAAACGTCTTCCTGGCTGGCGCTGTCTAGCAGCATACAAATCACCACCAGGGCAAAACTCCATAACCAAGCAAGAATAATGAGAAGCTTCAAACTCAGCATACAAAGTAGGCAAAAAAGGATGATCAAGCATACCAAGAATCTCCTTCTCCACCTCAGCTCTTTGCAACTTATTCCTTATAACAAGTGCTTCTTTATCAACAACTTTCATGGCATAAAAACACTGAGGCAAACCAACTACAGGGTTCCTTATTTGGCAAAGATAGACATTCCCTAAATCACCACTGCCTAAACGCCGAAGAAGACGAAAGTGGTCAAGCCCAACTCGACCATTAGCGATTTGTAGGCGCTTTATAGCTTCCCATGCTGCTTGGTTTGCTTTGTGTGGTTTGTAGGTACTATAGAGTGAAGATTCAGCTAGAGAAGAAGTTACTGAGACGGAGCTCCGGCGGCTGCCGAAGCTGAGGTTGCTCATCCAGCTCCGGCTAGAGTCCGGTACGGTTATGGAGGAAGAACTACTGTCGTAGTCAGATTCATCTCTGGGTGTTATGGTGGCCATGGGTGCTAGTGTTtgcttttctttgtttttgtggctttttgttttttgggtTGAGTGCCCTTCTTATATGGAGGTTTGGAGGGCATATGGCATATGGATATTTGTAgcatttgaaattaattatgttttttatcAAAGAAAGTTACAATTTGTTACTTTTGCTACTATAGACTAGCAATAGGAAACTTTTAGGACAAAGGGACAATTTGCCCCTCCTACTTTTGTTGAAAGGTTAAATATACAGGTCTAATTCGAACcatagtattaaatttttgtaatttatattcggcgtaaatttgaaattttataccatcaatttgataaaatagtTCAAATTGGGCTATTTGGTCCTTCCGTGTAAGTACAAGCGGCAAAATGATATTTGTCAAAACTTTAgttataataaagtaattatagTTTGTACTGGCAAATAATTGCCATTGTATTTGCATGTATCTCAAGATTGCCATTATTAGCTGTCAAACATTTGAAAATGTTAATAATGAAGAATAATTACCCAATTGTGCTGCTATAGTTCACAATCAAGAGTCCTCTCGACCCAAATCTATTGCAAACTCTCCTTGTTTCAAGCTTAAAACTTAACTcggttatatatttaaataatgtatttaaattcaattaattattttatggaagaatataaataatataaatttctattagATCTTTTAAGTCCAGATTTGATGGTATATTTGATCCTTTACTTAACTCgactttattaatttataaataaataaataaaatttaattagactTGTGAGCATATCAACTCAAGCATTGTAGACTTTAAGCTttcattcaatttaattagcgttaaatattttttgaattgaaaATAGCTTGACTCATTTGATTCAAAcacattatatttatatttatactttataacttattatatttaaacctctagtaaaaatatatttatatcttaatGATCTTAAGATctttaagtaaattaattattttaagaatttttcttttgatttagaggtattataaactatttttagtgccatgttatatttttttatccaaTAAACAACATATTTCTCctcaaaatatttgttaataaaaaactTGTTCTATAATTTGATCtcaaaattttgattataGATATAGGAAGATTAGAATTGAATCAAGCCAAAATAGTACCTTATGGAttggtttatttttaagattcaAACTCAACTTGGTATGAGTCGATAttgtaaaaattcaattagactCGTAAAATCAAGTATCAAAAAATATGAACTCATATCAACTAGAGTAATTCGAGCTTagatttgatttgattaaaattgaatctatctttagtaattttaagttaattcaaatagtttaatattataattgattaaaatctattaaaaatttatttcatttaagaaaaataaataaaagataaaataaaataaaaataataaatttaaaagaataatttttgtgCTATAAAAtacattgataaattaatgtgaaatcaaataaattctactaattttattaaaatttaatttagctataatgaatttcatacaaatttaaatatatataaaattctaaaattaactttcacTTCATTGAAAGTAATATAAACTTTAGATAtgcaaataaattctataaatttgaataataaataatataaaaatatatttatttacaccctctaattaaaagtatacaaatagattttttattaattcatcaaaattaagACTAGTGAGATtgcttatttatataaaatattattcttaattatgTCTGAATCGTATACAAACAAATCCATCAAGCATTGAAATTGAAGTGCTCAAGGGTGGATTCCTTCCTTCTTCTGCTTTCCATTTAAAAGGAGTGAAACATGTTCATTGAAGTACAATTTTTTGGATAAAAACATGTTCATTGAATTAGTAATGGCAGAAAGGGCtgtaatattttgattaaggATATGAATTAGGAAAGCATGCTAATTGAGCTGACACAGCCACTAGGCTTTGTTCTCTCCTTCAAAAAAGTGACTTCCAGAAAAGAATGTcataaaacaattattttctttttaggtgGTATGGTATCCTATGGACAGTAACTATCCAAAGTTATCATAGTACTGCCATTATATGCATTAAAATGAGCAACTAATCAAAACcaagattttaattaattaattaattattaagacTCATTATTTCTTATCCCTTAAATTCTGTGCCAATGGCAATTTTGTTATTCTGGTGCCAGAGATGTCCCTTCTGGAAGCTGCTCGGTCAAAAAGCCTTTGTTCTTTTCCTTCTAAAAGCGTCGTTGTGTGCACCGATTTTCAAGATGCGCTTCCCGAGCATGCAATTGActaatgtttttttttcttttttttttttctaaataaaaagcCAGGCCCTTTACTGCTTGCGACGTCGTGTTCCGGTAAAACGATGTCACTTTTTACCTCTTTGAATATTCCTTTTGAATGGTAGTTTTCTCAGCTCATCTACCCTGAAAAGTGAGGAGGAACGtcctttcttatttgtgtattaTTAAGATAACAaacaaattctaataattaatgatttgCTTCGCTTCATATTTCATCGATCATTGTTTAAATGATAAGATCCGCcgttatatattaatttaggcgattcaaatttaaaatctttttttttttgtgatgatattaataataaattttctcaaatgacattgatatattaaaattaaactcattgtttagggagagagagagagagagagagagagaagaaaaacaaagaaaacaagGACACGAAGCACCCGTGggttatattgattaccaccTCAAATGGGGCagtagaaataaataaaataatgaaataataattctatcatttttatgatattgttGTAATGCATGTGAGTTCCATGGTAGGGTAGAGGTAGGGGACCTGTTATTGGCTCCAGTGGCTCTGCATTTGCCACTTAGATTACCATTCATAGTAACACCTAATGTCTgctttcctcttcttttctttccctcgAATATGGCATCAATTATTAGGTTTATAATTAACGAGCCCTCCCAATGCCAGTTTCCTACGTTTATTTCTCTATGTATAAAACTTCAATCGGTGACGATACTTTTAAGCGTGAGATTCAGGATATACTTATCATGAACTAGTTGGTCGGAAAGTAGAGAATTTAATCCTTCTAATACTCATGCACAAAGCCTATTgcctttttctcattttattgttCTTAATCTCCTTTTTGCTTAAAGAGAAAATACCCTCTGCCTGCCCTCTCTACAATTTTTGACTTCCCATTTCTCTCTACTGTTAGcatgtttttctcttttcttctggTCACTAATTGATTCTTTAGAATATAATCAGCacaaaaatttcaaagaatattGAAGCATTGTGGTGTAGCTTTATTCTCTGTAGCTACTTTCAAGAATTCTACCAATTTCAGAGCAACTACTATGTAGATTCTTTAGAGGAAGTGAtcatttttaatccaaaaggaaAAGTGCTTCTTGTGGGGCTCATGTTTTCTTGTGATTGCGACCTGAAATTAAAACCCTATATATCTTTCTGACATGTCAATT is a window encoding:
- the LOC8275845 gene encoding protein kinase PINOID 2; the protein is MATITPRDESDYDSSSSSITVPDSSRSWMSNLSFGSRRSSVSVTSSLAESSLYSTYKPHKANQAAWEAIKRLQIANGRVGLDHFRLLRRLGSGDLGNVYLCQIRNPVVGLPQCFYAMKVVDKEALVIRNKLQRAEVEKEILGMLDHPFLPTLYAEFEASHYSCLVMEFCPGGDLYAARQRQPGRRFSISSAKFYAAETLLALEYLHMMGIIYRDLKPENVLVREDGHIMLSDFDLCLKCDVVPKVIRSTKKPNLSEAIDDDDHKNIETCFITPSCATPIQPVLSCFSSSNKKKKATKVTTITERVDNNHGEHHNHHHHHHHHQELLVDPELVAEPINARSKSFVGTHEYLAPEVISGQGHGSAVDWWTLGVFLYEMLYGRTPFKGENNEKTLINILKQPLSFPRIIVSSSKEYEEMVKVQDLISKLLVKNPKKRIGSLKGSVEIKRHEFFKGVNWALIRSVRPPEVPNDICKIRNISRNSRAQIPKLSKKEREAPYQIHHFDYF